The following proteins come from a genomic window of Methanosarcina sp. MTP4:
- the larE gene encoding ATP-dependent sacrificial sulfur transferase LarE, whose product MVIEKIEKIKKAIKARESAIIAFSGGVDSTVLAALAHEVLGNRALAVTLDSPLFPKRQLETAVETACEIGIPHRVLPFSHLNTPYFTANSINRCYFCKKYLLETLVELGEESGYKVVLEGTNASEIKGENRPGYRAIREAGDKVFTPFVEFNITKDEIREIASIYSLSAAHRPSMACLATRFPYGQPITAEALLKIEEAEEYLFSLGFTQFRVRMHSNMARIEVPPEDFPEILHHSVQISENLKDTGFDYVTLDLEGFRSGSMDEPFLRKKAKEGEGEGRGEVKKEEKEG is encoded by the coding sequence ATGGTCATTGAGAAGATCGAAAAGATAAAGAAGGCAATCAAAGCCAGAGAAAGCGCAATTATTGCCTTTTCCGGGGGTGTGGACAGTACAGTTCTTGCAGCCCTTGCACATGAAGTGCTGGGGAACAGGGCTCTTGCCGTGACCCTTGACTCTCCGCTCTTTCCAAAGAGGCAGCTCGAAACTGCCGTCGAAACAGCCTGTGAAATAGGGATTCCTCACAGGGTACTTCCCTTTTCCCACCTGAACACTCCTTATTTTACCGCAAATTCAATCAACAGGTGCTATTTCTGTAAAAAATACCTGCTGGAAACCCTGGTAGAACTTGGGGAAGAAAGCGGATACAAAGTCGTGCTTGAGGGGACAAATGCTTCGGAAATCAAGGGAGAAAACCGCCCTGGCTACAGGGCAATCCGGGAAGCAGGAGATAAAGTATTTACACCTTTCGTGGAATTCAATATTACAAAAGATGAAATAAGGGAAATCGCCTCAATCTATTCCCTTTCGGCAGCCCACAGACCTTCCATGGCCTGCCTTGCAACCCGCTTTCCTTACGGCCAGCCTATAACGGCAGAAGCTCTCCTGAAAATTGAGGAAGCCGAAGAATATCTCTTCTCCCTGGGCTTCACTCAGTTTCGGGTTCGCATGCACTCCAATATGGCACGGATTGAAGTCCCGCCGGAAGATTTCCCTGAAATCCTGCACCATAGTGTGCAGATTTCTGAAAACCTGAAGGATACCGGTTTCGACTACGTGACCCTCGACCTTGAAGGCTTCCGAAGCGGGAGCATGGATGAACCTTTTCTCCGAAAAAAAGCTAAAGAAGGAGAGGGAGAAGGACGAGGGGAGGTAAAGAAAGAGGAAAAAGAAGGATAA
- a CDS encoding winged helix-turn-helix domain-containing protein: MRCQADNEKMTLIDSLLLSKKRREIVESLFYEDKTSEDLKRLLKVEWVLLKEPIKKLMEEELIICHDKKYSLSKVGRVICENTLPLVELAETFGKNPEYWISRDLSPIPEYLAGNIGKMKGCSVVVPHPDHMFEPLKEVINESEKEIAFSEEIKLCLVLFYPESIDILTEYSKRGIHITLILTKYIYDKMLNEFQDKLKLLLGSKNLNLFVFNENKVIPQIVITDFKALVIFFNQKGKYDYQELLGSDIYALEWATELFSYYEKCSEHISTI; the protein is encoded by the coding sequence ATGAGATGCCAAGCAGATAATGAAAAAATGACTCTAATTGATTCTTTACTCCTTTCTAAAAAAAGACGTGAAATTGTCGAATCTTTATTTTATGAGGATAAAACTTCAGAGGACCTTAAACGACTACTTAAAGTTGAATGGGTTTTACTGAAAGAGCCGATAAAAAAACTAATGGAAGAAGAACTTATAATTTGTCATGACAAAAAATATAGCTTATCAAAAGTAGGTAGGGTTATCTGTGAAAATACACTTCCTTTGGTTGAACTTGCAGAAACATTTGGCAAGAATCCTGAGTATTGGATCAGTCGTGATTTAAGTCCAATTCCTGAATATTTAGCTGGAAACATTGGTAAAATGAAAGGTTGTAGCGTGGTTGTTCCTCACCCAGACCATATGTTTGAACCTTTAAAAGAAGTTATCAATGAGTCGGAGAAAGAGATTGCCTTCTCAGAAGAAATAAAACTTTGTTTAGTTTTATTTTATCCCGAATCAATTGATATTTTAACAGAGTATTCAAAACGTGGGATTCACATAACCCTTATTTTAACAAAGTATATTTATGATAAAATGCTCAACGAATTTCAAGATAAGTTAAAGCTGTTATTGGGATCAAAAAATTTGAATCTTTTCGTATTTAATGAAAACAAAGTGATTCCCCAGATTGTAATTACAGATTTTAAAGCTTTAGTAATTTTTTTCAATCAAAAAGGTAAATATGATTATCAGGAACTTTTAGGTTCTGATATATATGCTTTAGAGTGGGCAACGGAACTATTCTCTTATTATGAAAAATGTTCCGAACATATAAGCACTATTTAA
- a CDS encoding APC family permease, whose translation MVEKKEGVDWQHAEQCSKVICEASNLERSIDWKQGLAIALGVPLAILPSIGYLSSYLWSAAILVWGLSVLQGFAQNTAFGELATAFPNASGLPGFAQNIFKTRNHKGRYDKGKFIGGFSAWSYWFGWAPAMSIFALVASSYLYSLFPSISNTFSEMQVAYITCITIFSLLMVINLRGLSSGATLGYILAVLSLGPLIIITLSPFATGDFNITNITSEWFPTDWAWDLHHILILFGLFAMAEWSACAWETAAIYGPEYKNPGSDVPKALFACGGVCLLSFVLIQASVTGTIGVSQTIAESFTPLLPVAQMTFGATGAVVAIFMLITAMILLIQTIYLGSSRSLHSMAIEGNFPRVFSKVNGNGAPYVAMAFIAVINLGFVSLGTPVAILAASAIGYIAAQGISLFAYVKAKNDPELARLERPFKAPTGWKHVALIFGLINIPFFIIGIIYLNSIEIGWASTLVGFGVLAVYVPIWFYSQGQSGSSEENIAVDSNIPIDS comes from the coding sequence ATGGTTGAAAAAAAAGAAGGCGTTGATTGGCAGCATGCCGAACAATGTTCTAAAGTGATTTGTGAGGCCAGCAACCTTGAGAGATCAATTGATTGGAAACAGGGTCTTGCAATTGCTTTGGGTGTTCCTCTTGCGATATTGCCCTCAATAGGTTATTTATCAAGTTATTTGTGGTCCGCTGCGATACTCGTATGGGGTCTGTCAGTACTTCAGGGCTTTGCGCAAAACACTGCATTTGGAGAACTGGCTACAGCTTTTCCAAATGCATCCGGATTGCCGGGTTTTGCACAAAACATTTTCAAAACACGAAACCATAAAGGAAGGTATGACAAGGGTAAATTTATTGGTGGGTTTAGTGCTTGGAGTTATTGGTTTGGATGGGCTCCAGCAATGTCCATATTCGCCCTGGTGGCTTCTAGTTATCTTTATAGTTTGTTTCCCTCAATTTCAAATACTTTTAGTGAAATGCAAGTTGCATATATTACTTGTATAACAATATTCTCTCTGCTTATGGTTATTAATCTTAGGGGACTTTCCAGCGGAGCAACACTCGGGTATATACTTGCAGTTTTGTCTCTTGGGCCTCTTATTATTATAACACTTTCACCATTTGCAACAGGTGATTTCAACATAACAAATATCACTTCTGAATGGTTTCCAACGGATTGGGCATGGGACCTTCATCACATATTGATCTTATTCGGCTTGTTTGCGATGGCTGAATGGAGTGCATGTGCATGGGAAACAGCTGCGATCTATGGTCCTGAGTACAAGAACCCCGGTAGCGATGTACCAAAAGCACTTTTCGCCTGCGGTGGAGTCTGTCTTCTGTCATTTGTACTAATCCAGGCATCAGTAACTGGAACCATTGGTGTAAGTCAGACGATTGCAGAATCATTTACTCCACTGTTGCCCGTTGCTCAGATGACATTTGGAGCTACAGGAGCAGTAGTTGCAATATTCATGCTCATTACAGCAATGATTTTGTTGATACAGACTATTTACCTTGGTTCTTCAAGATCACTGCATTCAATGGCGATCGAAGGGAACTTTCCTCGTGTATTTAGCAAAGTAAATGGTAACGGAGCTCCATATGTTGCCATGGCGTTCATTGCTGTGATAAATCTTGGATTTGTATCTCTTGGAACACCTGTAGCGATTCTTGCTGCATCAGCAATTGGATATATTGCTGCACAGGGTATCAGCCTCTTTGCTTATGTGAAAGCAAAGAACGACCCAGAGCTTGCAAGACTTGAAAGACCATTCAAAGCACCAACTGGCTGGAAGCATGTTGCATTGATATTCGGTTTGATAAATATACCGTTCTTCATTATAGGTATCATCTATTTGAACAGTATTGAAATCGGATGGGCATCGACTCTTGTTGGTTTTGGAGTGCTGGCAGTTTATGTACCAATTTGGTTCTATTCACAGGGCCAGTCTGGTAGCTCAGAGGAAAATATAGCCGTTGATTCAAATATACCCATTGATTCTTGA
- a CDS encoding MtaA/CmuA family methyltransferase — protein sequence MNDKERFLASLKLEEVDRVSAACPLQTATVEMMEESGAAWPEAHRDPEKMATLALAANRLAGIESARVPFDLCVEAETVGSQVSEGRLDSQPSIRRAAFRKIEAFEDAVCPEPLADGRMATVVEAVRILAETDETVPVIAGIVGPFTLAGQVRGVETLLMDFFDNPDFVKSLLKYSTEVLKTYGKALVENGADAVVIIDPSAGSELLGTAHYREMAFPYCKELVESLGVPSILHICGDSKPILEMMAETGVSGISLDHLVDVGEAREVLGGKTAIIGNINPADTLFLGTPETVKEESLECIRKGANVLAPGCGIPTRASLENIKAMVEAARESANQ from the coding sequence ATGAACGATAAAGAACGCTTTCTTGCATCATTGAAACTGGAAGAAGTCGACAGGGTCTCGGCAGCCTGCCCCCTGCAGACCGCAACCGTTGAAATGATGGAAGAGTCCGGGGCTGCCTGGCCCGAAGCCCACCGCGACCCGGAAAAGATGGCAACTCTGGCCCTTGCGGCAAACAGGCTTGCCGGGATCGAAAGTGCAAGAGTGCCTTTCGACCTCTGTGTGGAAGCCGAAACCGTGGGTTCCCAGGTCAGCGAAGGGAGGCTTGACTCCCAGCCCTCCATCCGGAGGGCGGCTTTCCGGAAAATAGAAGCCTTTGAGGATGCCGTATGCCCGGAACCGCTTGCGGACGGCAGGATGGCAACTGTTGTGGAAGCCGTCAGGATCCTTGCGGAAACGGATGAGACCGTGCCCGTAATTGCAGGAATCGTCGGTCCTTTCACCCTCGCCGGACAGGTCAGGGGTGTCGAAACCCTCCTCATGGACTTCTTCGACAATCCGGATTTCGTCAAGTCCCTTCTGAAGTATTCCACGGAGGTCCTGAAAACCTACGGTAAAGCCCTTGTTGAAAACGGAGCAGATGCCGTGGTCATCATCGACCCTTCCGCGGGGAGCGAACTCCTGGGAACAGCGCACTACAGGGAAATGGCTTTTCCCTACTGCAAGGAGCTTGTGGAAAGCCTGGGTGTCCCGAGCATCCTCCACATCTGTGGAGACTCGAAACCCATCCTGGAGATGATGGCGGAAACCGGAGTAAGCGGGATCAGCCTGGATCACCTGGTGGACGTGGGTGAAGCCAGGGAAGTCCTGGGAGGCAAAACAGCAATCATCGGGAACATAAACCCTGCGGACACCCTCTTCCTGGGCACCCCCGAAACTGTGAAAGAAGAGTCCCTGGAATGCATCCGGAAAGGGGCAAACGTCCTGGCTCCCGGCTGCGGGATCCCGACCCGAGCAAGCCTGGAAAACATAAAAGCAATGGTAGAAGCAGCCAGGGAAAGCGCAAATCAGTAA
- a CDS encoding corrinoid protein — translation MAARDEILNSLAEAVVKGDASKCVELANKALENNVDAYDAVINGCANGMSIVSDKYEKREMFVPEILLAARAMQGAVEIFKPHIKADEIKESGRVAIGVVLGDIHDIGKNLVKLLLETAGLTVFDLGKDVLPEDFQDKIKEEHVDLVALSALMTTSMMEMKEDVKLFKEEFPGIKIMVGGAPVSQEFCDNIGADGYADNASEAIRVAQRLLSE, via the coding sequence ATGGCCGCAAGAGATGAAATCCTGAACAGCCTGGCAGAAGCCGTAGTTAAAGGTGATGCTAGTAAATGTGTGGAGCTTGCAAACAAAGCTCTGGAGAACAACGTCGATGCTTATGATGCAGTCATCAATGGCTGTGCTAATGGGATGAGCATTGTCAGCGACAAATACGAAAAGAGAGAAATGTTTGTCCCGGAAATCCTGCTCGCCGCAAGGGCGATGCAAGGGGCCGTGGAAATCTTCAAGCCGCACATTAAAGCCGATGAAATCAAGGAATCGGGGAGAGTAGCCATCGGAGTTGTCCTTGGAGACATCCATGACATCGGCAAAAACCTCGTAAAACTCTTACTTGAAACCGCGGGTTTGACTGTTTTCGATCTGGGAAAAGACGTCCTTCCCGAAGATTTCCAGGATAAAATCAAAGAGGAACACGTCGACCTTGTAGCCCTTTCAGCCCTCATGACAACAAGCATGATGGAAATGAAAGAAGACGTCAAGCTTTTCAAAGAAGAATTCCCCGGTATCAAGATTATGGTCGGAGGAGCCCCTGTCTCCCAGGAGTTCTGTGACAACATCGGAGCAGATGGGTATGCTGACAATGCTTCCGAGGCCATAAGGGTAGCTCAGAGACTGCTTTCCGAGTAA
- a CDS encoding uroporphyrinogen decarboxylase family protein, protein MSYSNHKEKMLAALNFEPVESVPICGPFQGYWALEYSNVSVQKSFDNPALAAEAQLKVLEKCDFDALEVLWDWQTPLPALGCEVNITDVGGPSTRTHVVSDASSLEALEIPDPSQDKRLKSGIETAAKLIDVIGEERYTYYDLMAPFTLAGELRGVEVMMLDLYTDPDFVKELLSFSTETLKVYNKYLMDSLDVDGVFMCDPTASGNLISKATFETYSQPYMTDLSGTLKAAGRDVMIHICGDVSDRVGSIVEIPHDVLSVDLPVGLAAARKVMGEKVTLLGNLDVANTLFNGTPDDVRAQIRTCIESTGGVGHILAGGCDIAPGTPMENVEIWKDNTNV, encoded by the coding sequence ATGAGCTACTCTAACCATAAAGAGAAAATGCTTGCTGCACTAAATTTTGAGCCAGTGGAGAGTGTTCCTATCTGTGGACCATTCCAAGGGTACTGGGCCCTCGAATACTCTAACGTGTCCGTTCAGAAGTCTTTCGACAATCCTGCTCTCGCTGCAGAGGCTCAGCTTAAAGTGTTGGAAAAGTGCGATTTTGATGCTTTAGAGGTGTTATGGGACTGGCAAACTCCCTTACCGGCACTTGGATGTGAGGTAAACATAACTGATGTGGGTGGACCAAGCACCAGGACACACGTCGTTTCCGATGCCTCTTCACTTGAGGCTCTTGAGATCCCGGATCCTAGTCAGGATAAGAGGCTAAAAAGTGGTATTGAGACTGCAGCCAAATTGATTGATGTTATCGGAGAGGAGCGGTACACTTACTACGACCTAATGGCTCCATTTACTTTGGCCGGGGAGCTGCGTGGCGTTGAGGTAATGATGCTTGATCTGTACACAGATCCTGACTTTGTCAAAGAACTCCTCTCTTTTTCGACTGAGACTTTAAAAGTATATAATAAGTACCTGATGGACTCACTCGATGTTGATGGGGTGTTTATGTGTGACCCTACCGCGTCAGGTAATCTCATATCAAAAGCAACGTTTGAAACTTATTCCCAGCCGTATATGACAGACCTTTCGGGTACTCTCAAAGCGGCTGGAAGAGATGTGATGATACACATTTGCGGGGATGTGTCAGATCGAGTCGGGAGTATAGTTGAAATCCCTCATGATGTTTTATCCGTCGATTTACCAGTTGGCCTAGCTGCAGCCCGAAAAGTGATGGGTGAAAAAGTTACACTTTTAGGTAATCTCGATGTGGCAAACACACTTTTCAATGGAACTCCTGATGATGTACGTGCTCAAATAAGAACCTGTATCGAGTCAACAGGTGGTGTGGGACACATTCTTGCAGGAGGTTGTGACATTGCACCTGGAACACCGATGGAGAACGTCGAGATATGGAAAGATAATACTAATGTCTAA
- a CDS encoding winged helix-turn-helix domain-containing protein, translated as MKNDLLNTIWLSEKRRKLIHLLKDGPKDIDEIKSTFNVSSRLIVPQIKQLEKQKIIIENDGVFQLSNIGELLIDKMLKIVDINILLEKDKDYWEKRTLYSLPPQMYEKIGDLKNNYLYEYNINNVLEIPPPFYPHLVKTNHYFMLLPYFHPNVIRETLNITKNGTKTILLATPKVVKRIKKEFREDLTKLINSPNLEIRILDEKTKPPALFITDDLILIGFATEEGVWDDRELISQDEKALNWTQELFIYYKHMSTPLSGI; from the coding sequence ATGAAAAATGATCTACTCAATACCATATGGTTGTCAGAAAAAAGACGAAAACTTATTCACCTTTTAAAAGATGGTCCAAAAGATATTGATGAGATTAAATCCACATTTAATGTATCTTCACGTTTAATTGTACCTCAGATAAAGCAATTGGAAAAACAAAAAATCATAATCGAAAATGATGGAGTATTTCAATTATCAAATATTGGGGAATTATTAATTGACAAAATGCTGAAGATTGTCGATATTAACATACTACTGGAAAAGGATAAGGATTATTGGGAGAAACGTACGTTATATTCATTGCCTCCACAAATGTATGAAAAAATTGGTGATTTGAAAAATAATTATTTGTACGAATACAATATTAATAATGTCTTAGAAATACCACCACCATTTTATCCTCATCTGGTAAAAACCAACCACTATTTTATGTTGTTACCCTACTTTCACCCCAACGTCATAAGAGAAACACTGAACATAACGAAAAATGGAACCAAAACCATATTGCTTGCCACACCGAAAGTCGTTAAAAGAATAAAAAAGGAATTTCGAGAAGATTTAACAAAACTTATCAACTCTCCAAATCTAGAAATAAGAATTCTTGATGAAAAAACAAAACCTCCAGCACTCTTTATCACTGATGACCTGATATTAATCGGATTTGCCACCGAAGAAGGTGTGTGGGATGATCGGGAACTAATTAGTCAGGACGAAAAGGCCTTAAATTGGACACAAGAACTATTCATATATTATAAGCATATGTCTACGCCTTTAAGTGGGATTTGA
- a CDS encoding GNAT family N-acetyltransferase — MTSIYIRKAEISDLPTIQRLLSTYFLDMEELKAEDFVLAEGEGKVLGCAALIRSGFSEKGFLEIHSIAIHPNFRGKGIGSRLVNHLISTSVGKDTELYVRTTAPAFFEKIGFVRIPDSEKLRLWEDCESCEHFESCTQHALKYRKNRE; from the coding sequence ATGACATCAATATATATACGAAAAGCCGAGATATCCGACCTCCCGACAATTCAGAGGCTTCTATCAACTTATTTTCTGGATATGGAAGAACTTAAAGCAGAAGATTTCGTGCTTGCGGAGGGGGAAGGGAAAGTTCTGGGCTGTGCTGCCCTTATCCGAAGCGGTTTTTCCGAAAAAGGGTTTCTTGAAATCCATTCCATTGCGATCCACCCTAACTTCCGGGGGAAGGGAATAGGCAGCAGGCTTGTGAACCACCTTATTTCAACATCAGTGGGAAAGGATACCGAACTCTACGTAAGGACTACTGCTCCGGCCTTTTTTGAAAAAATCGGTTTTGTGAGAATTCCGGATTCCGAAAAACTCCGGCTATGGGAAGACTGCGAAAGCTGCGAACATTTCGAGAGCTGCACCCAGCACGCCCTGAAATACCGAAAAAACCGGGAGTAA